A window from Solanum stenotomum isolate F172 chromosome 5, ASM1918654v1, whole genome shotgun sequence encodes these proteins:
- the LOC125865534 gene encoding scarecrow-like protein 9: MDPRFNRFPTTVNGFNLENQSLLSFSDNWKNNEPIIGAIYPDQKIVNVPRFENSFVQHNVPSLSNDPSTTSNIAVTSEIGTEDEYNEDFDFSDTVLSYINQMLMEEDMEDKTHMLQESLELQAKERSFYEALGKKYPPSPQQNLSITDQNGEIPDDYYSGSLYSSTSNVIDSSGYLIDPRLVSISNDHNYSYEQGLFICNGPYSSISSSNSINNLVDGFLDSPVSPLHIPDIYNDSHPIWNFRKGVEEARKFLPTNNKLLDNVVINDLLPQEKRGESGCEVEKRDVGATSPTGPRGTKNPHRDDRDLLEEEEERSSKQAAVYTESTVRSDEFDVILLHSMGDGREALTAYRESLKNARTKPTVQSKGFAVGRGGRGKKQSSKKEVIDLRSLLINCAQAVAADDCRSATELLKQVRLHSSPFGDGNQRLAHCFADGLEARLAGTGSQIYKALVNKRTSAADFLKAYHLYLASCPFRKMSGFTSNKTIIRKSKNATRVHVIDFGILYGFQWPTLIQRIAAREGGPPNLRITGIEFPQPGFRPAERIEETGRRLSDYAKSFNVPFEYQAIAKKWETIRLEDLKLEKDEYLVVNCLYRFKNLHDETLLSDSSRTLVLNLIREINPDIFIHGIVNGAYSAPFFVTRFREVLFHFSALFDMLEANVPREFPERMLIEREIFGREALNVIACEGWERVERPETYKQWQVRHLRARFTQIPFEQQEIMNIAVEKVRTSYHKDFVIDQDNKWMLLGWKGRTIYALSCWTPI; the protein is encoded by the coding sequence ATGGATCCAAGGTTCAATAGATTTCCAACTACTGTGAATGGATTTAATCTGGAGAACCAATCCTTACTAAGCTTTTCGGATAATTGGAAGAATAATGAACCTATAATTGGGGCTATTTATCCAGATCAGAAAATAGTCAATGTTCCaagatttgaaaatagttttgtCCAACATAATGTTCCATCTCTTTCAAATGACCCTTCAACAACAAGCAATATAGCAGTGACTTCTGAGATTGGTACTGAGGATGAATACAATGAAGATTTTGATTTCTCGGATACGGTTTTGAGCTATATAAATCAGATGCTTATGGAAGAAGATATGGAGGACAAGACACATATGCTTCAAGAGTCGTTGGAACTTCAAGCGAAAGAGAGATCATTTTATGAGGCCCTTGGCAAGAAGTATCCGCCTTCACCTCAGCAGAACCTGTCTATTACTGACCAGAACGGTGAGATACCGGATGACTATTACTCAGGAAGTCTGTATAGTTCTACAAGTAATGTTATTGACAGTAGTGGTTACCTAATTGATCCAAGGTTGGTTAGCAtttcaaatgatcataattaCTCTTATGAACAAGGCCTTTTCATTTGTAATGGTCCTTACTCTTCGATTAGCTCATCGAATAGCATAAATAATCTTGTAGATGGGTTCTTGGACTCTCCTGTAAGTCCTCTTCATATTCCTGATATATATAATGATAGCCACCCGATTTGGAACTTTAGGAAAGGAGTGGAAGAAGCGAGGAAATTCCTCCCTACTAATAATAAGTTGTTGGACAATGTGGTTATCAACGACTTGCTACCtcaggagaaaagaggagaaagtgGTTGTGAGGTGGAGAAAAGGGATGTGGGAGCGACTTCACCTACAGGGCCGAGAGGGACGAAAAATCCTCATAGAGATGATAGGGATttattagaagaagaagaagaaagaagtagCAAGCAAGCTGCAGTTTATACAGAATCTACAGTTCGTTCGGATGAGTTTGATGTAATTTTGTTGCATAGCATGGGGGATGGAAGGGAAGCATTGACAGCTTATCGTGAGAGCTTGAAGAACGCTAGAACAAAACCCACGGTGCAATCAAAAGGATTTGCTGTAGGGAGGGGAGGCCGCGGGAAGAAACAGTCTAGTAAAAAGGAAGTCATAGATTTAAGGTCTCTTTTAATAAATTGTGCACAGGCTGTTGCTGCTGATGATTGCAGGAGTGCAACTGAACTGCTGAAACAGGTAAGACTTCATTCATCTCCTTTTGGAGATGGCAACCAGAGATTAGCTCATTGTTTTGCAGATGGTCTGGAAGCACGTTTGGCAGGCACTGGTAGCCAGATTTATAAGGCCCTCGTCAATAAACGAACATCAGCAGCTGATTTTTTAAAGGCCTATCATTTGTATCTTGCATCATGCCCATTCAGAAAGATGTCAGGTTTTACCTCAAACAAGACAATCATTAGAAAATCAAAGAATGCTACAAGGGTCCATGTCATTGACTTTGGCATCCTCTATGGCTTTCAATGGCCTACGTTAATTCAACGTATTGCAGCAAGAGAAGGTGGACCACCAAATCTTCGTATTACTGGTATAGAATTTCCTCAACCTGGCTTCAGGCCAGCAGAAAGGATTGAGGAAACAGGACGCCGTTTGAGCGATTATGCCAAGTCCTTTAATGTTCCATTTGAGTACCAAGCAATAGCAAAGAAATGGGAAACCATCAGACTTGAGGATCTAAAGCTTGAAAAGGATGAGTATCTTGTTGTCAATTGCTTGTATAGATTTAAGAACTTGCACGATGAGACCTTGTTATCTGACAGTTCGAGAACTCTCGTTCTCAATCTAATAAGGGAGATCAATCCAGAcattttcatccatgggattGTCAATGGGGCCTATAGTGCCCCATTCTTTGTCACACGGTTCCGTGAGGTCCTGTTTCATTTTTCAGCACTTTTTGATATGCTGGAAGCTAATGTACCCCGGGAGTTTCCGGAAAGAATGTTAATTGAGAGAGAGATCTTTGGGAGGGAAGCCCTGAATGTCATAGCTTGCGAAGGATGGGAAAGAGTTGAAAGGCCAGAGACATATAAGCAGTGGCAAGTTCGTCATCTAAGGGCAAGGTTTACACAAATACCTTTCGAGCAACAGGAGATCATGAATATAGCAGTTGAAAAGGTGAGAACAAGCTATCACAAAGACTTTGTAATCGATCAAGATAACAAGTGGATGCTGCTGGGGTGGAAAGGGAGAACGATCTACGCCTTATCTTGTTGGACACCTATTTAA
- the LOC125865544 gene encoding uncharacterized protein LOC125865544 isoform X2 — protein MTSRSRIGVMVEDKIVPGEESFDQENSDDETTDDESDVSEDCSVTGESYDERPFIKTLFANRKMYLIECIGKSVESIEKDMEELEVRRTKVTCPTSLTIIDGQKKLLLDRRERMQKRLEEVKHGLQPVQESLKEDNQTLTDLKIEINTDEKNENLMMEHVDLQVKV, from the exons ATGACATCAAGATCAAG AATCGGAGTAATGGTTGAGGACAAAATCGTTCCCGGAGAAGAGAGTTTCGATCAGGAAAACAGTGATGATGAGACGACCGACGATGAATCTGATGTGTCTGAGGATTGTAGCGTTACTGGAGAAAGCTACGATGAACGTCCCTTCATTAAAACTCTTTTCGCCAACAGAAAAATGTACTTGATTGAGTGTATTGGCAAATCTGTTGAATCCATTGAGAAGGATATGGAGGAACTCGAAGTGCGACGTACTAAAGTAACTTGTCCTACTTCTCTAACGATCATTGATGGTCAAAAGAAATTGCTCCTTGATAGACGCGAAAGAATGCAGAAGAGGTTGGAAGAGGTGAAGCATGGACTGCAGCCAGTTCAAG AGTCGCTAAAAGAAGATAATCAGACCTTGACTGACCTGAAAATTGAGATAAATACTGATgagaagaatgaaaatctgatGATGGAGCATGTTGATCTGCAAGTTAAAG TGTGA
- the LOC125865544 gene encoding uncharacterized protein LOC125865544 isoform X1: MTSRSSRIGVMVEDKIVPGEESFDQENSDDETTDDESDVSEDCSVTGESYDERPFIKTLFANRKMYLIECIGKSVESIEKDMEELEVRRTKVTCPTSLTIIDGQKKLLLDRRERMQKRLEEVKHGLQPVQESLKEDNQTLTDLKIEINTDEKNENLMMEHVDLQVKV; this comes from the exons ATGACATCAAGATCAAG tAGAATCGGAGTAATGGTTGAGGACAAAATCGTTCCCGGAGAAGAGAGTTTCGATCAGGAAAACAGTGATGATGAGACGACCGACGATGAATCTGATGTGTCTGAGGATTGTAGCGTTACTGGAGAAAGCTACGATGAACGTCCCTTCATTAAAACTCTTTTCGCCAACAGAAAAATGTACTTGATTGAGTGTATTGGCAAATCTGTTGAATCCATTGAGAAGGATATGGAGGAACTCGAAGTGCGACGTACTAAAGTAACTTGTCCTACTTCTCTAACGATCATTGATGGTCAAAAGAAATTGCTCCTTGATAGACGCGAAAGAATGCAGAAGAGGTTGGAAGAGGTGAAGCATGGACTGCAGCCAGTTCAAG AGTCGCTAAAAGAAGATAATCAGACCTTGACTGACCTGAAAATTGAGATAAATACTGATgagaagaatgaaaatctgatGATGGAGCATGTTGATCTGCAAGTTAAAG TGTGA
- the LOC125865531 gene encoding ATP-dependent zinc metalloprotease FTSH 8, mitochondrial-like isoform X4: MWQPSSIKNFMKQHHYILLILFIGSVLSSILLLNHLDSEEISFQEFKNKLLEPGHVDRIVVANKEVATVYIKNSSPDNNQTCDDTVQGPISCTNGSRNLSHHKYYFNIGSVVLFEQKLKEAQEASGIDPRNYVPVVYVNELDWLPEMVKFGVMVLPLAILYYMDWGGVRGIFGIGKLHFMKMDKNAKNKVFFKDVAGCDEAKQEIMEFVHFLQNPKKYEELGAKIPKGALLVGPPGTGKTLLAKATAGEFGVPFLSISGSDFLEMFVGIGPGRVRSLFREARRCAPSIIFIDEIDAIGGARGRGHSSGATDERERTLNQLLVEMDGFATTSGVVVLAGTNRLDILDKALLRPGRFDRHITIDKPDIRGREQIFRIYLNNLKIDQEAAFYSQRLAALTPGFVGADIANVCNESALVAARSESTKIKMQHFEAAIDRVMGGLEKKNKVISKMERRTIAYHESGHAVAGWFLEYAEPLLKVTIIPRGTAALGFAQYVSSENHLMTKEQLFDMTCMTLGGRAAEQILIGKISTGAQDDLEKVTKMTYAQVAVYGFSDKVGLLSFPQREDALETSKPYSSKTAALIDNEVRKWVAKAYDRTLQLIEEHREHVAQIAELLLEKEVLHQEDMVQILGERPFESSEPTNYYRFKQGFEEENGETKDSTDGKTTQDDRSSPVEPKIVPVSVVKGNKAQEIAEKGTRYVGALSVKRKCAIKGWVLVKKGATKKNII; this comes from the exons ATGTGGCAACCTTCATCAATAAAGAACTTCATGAAGCAACATCACTATATACTATTGATTCTGTTTATTGGTTCTGTTCTGTCGTCAATATTACTCCTGAACCATCTTGATTCGGAGGAG ATTAGCTTCCAAGAGTTCAAAAACAAGCTACTTGAACCTGGTCATGTTGATCGAATTGTTGTTGCTAACAAAGAAGTAGCCACAGTTTATATAAAGAATTCTTCACCTGATAATAATCAAACTTGTGATGACACAGTTCAAGGTCCTATAAGTTGTACAAATGGTAGTAGAAACCTGAGCCACCACAAATATTATTTCAACATTGGGAGTGTTGTGTTATTTGAGCAGAAGCTTAAGGAAGCACAAGAAGCCTCTGGAATAGACCCTCGCAATTATGTCCCTGTGGTATATGTTAATGAGTTGGATTGGTTGCCAGAAATGGTGAAGTTTGGTGTAATGGTATTGCCTCTAGCTATCCTTTATTATATGGATTGGGGAGGTGTTAGGGGAATATTTGGTATTGGTAAACTGCATTTCATGAAGATGGACAAAAATGCAAAGAACAAG GTCTTCTTCAAGGATGTGGCTGGATGTGACGAGGCTAAGCAGGAAATCATGGAGTTTGTCCACTTCCTTCAGAATCCCAAGAAATACGAGGAGTTAGGAGCCAAAATTCCTAAGGGTGCTCTTCTAGTGGGTCCTCCCGGGACTGGAAAGACACTCTTAGCTAAAGCTACAGCAGGAGAGTTTGGTGTACCTTTTCTCTCTATCTCTGGTTCAGATTTTTTGGAGATGTTTGTTGGTATTGGACCAGGTAGAGTTAGGAGCTTATTTCGGGAGGCAAGACGATGTGCACCTAGTATTATTTTCATAGATGAGATTGATGCAATTGGCGGTGCAAGAGGGAGGGGACACTCTtctggagcaactgatgaacgTGAAAGAACTTTAAATCAACTGCTTGTAGAAATGGATGGATTTGCAACCACATCTGGTGTAGTTGTGCTTGCTGGCACAAATAGACTTGATATATTAGACAAAGCGTTGTTAAGGCCTGGTCGATTTGATCGCCATATTACCATTGACAAACCAGACATAAGAGGTCGTGAACAGATTTTCAGAATCTATTTGaacaatttgaaaattgatCAAGAAGCAGCATTCTATTCACAGAGGCTTGCGGCTCTAACACCAGGATTTGTTGGAGCAGATATTGCAAATGTTTGTAATGAATCTGCTTTGGTTGCTGCTAGGAGCGAGAGTACCAAAATCAAAATGCAACATTTTGAGGCAGCAATAGACAGGGTGATGGGTGGTCTAGAGAAGAAGAACAAG GTCATAAGCAAGATGGAAAGGAGGACAATTGCCTATCATGAATCTGGCCATGCTGTTGCTGGCTGGTTCTTGGAATATGCAGAACCATTACTTAAAGTGACAATTATTCCTCGTGGTACAGCAGCACTAGGATTTGCTCAATATGTTAGCAGTGAAAATCATTTAATGACCAAGGAGCAGCTATTTGATATGACATGTATGACTCTTGGTGGCCGAGCTGCTGAGCAG ATTTTGATAGGAAAAATTTCAACCGGAGCTCAAGATGATTTGGAGAAAGTGACCAAGATGACATATGCCCAGGTAGCAGTCTACGGCTTCAGTGACAAAGTTGGTCTTCTTTCTTTTCCGCAAAGAGAAGATGCACTCGAGACATCAAAGCCCTACAGTAGCAAGACTGCAGCACTTATTGACAATGAAGTTAGAAAATGGGTAGCCAAGGCATATGATCGTACTTTACAACTTATAGAGGAACACAGAGAACATGTAGCTCAGATTGCAGAATTGCTACTAGAAAAGGAGGTCCTTCATCAAGAAGATATGGTCCAGATATTGGGTGAACGCCCGTTCGAGAGTAGTGAGCCCACAAACTATTACAGATTCAAGCAAGGATTCGAAGAAGAAAACGGAGAAACTAAAGATAGCACTGACGGAAAAACCACACAAGATGATAGATCATCACCTGTTGAACCGAAGATTGTCCCAGTCAGTGTTGTCAAAGGCAATAAAGCGCAGGAAATAGCAGAGAAAGGCACAAGGTATGTTGGGGCTTTAAGCGTAAAGCGGAAATGTGCAATTAAAGGATGGGTTCTAGTAAAGAAAGGTGCAacgaagaaaaatattatatga